The Microbacterium sp. LWH7-1.2 genome window below encodes:
- a CDS encoding DUF5302 domain-containing protein, with protein MSTDEKPASAASDEMKRKFKEALDKKNANHRQGESHMDGDSAIHGTHGAVTKREFRRKSG; from the coding sequence ATGAGCACCGACGAGAAGCCGGCGTCTGCGGCATCCGATGAGATGAAGCGAAAGTTCAAAGAAGCACTCGACAAGAAGAACGCGAACCACCGTCAGGGCGAGTCGCACATGGACGGCGATTCGGCCATCCACGGCACACACGGGGCGGTTACCAAGCGCGAGTTCCGTCGCAAGAGCGGATAG
- a CDS encoding cation:dicarboxylase symporter family transporter: MALSTRTTSFTLPGFNWRRGKQAWDKHTWLYLSVIAAVVLGAIVGLVWPDVGVALKPLGEGFVALIKMMIAPIIFCTIVVGVGSIAKAATVGKIGGLALLYFMVMSTFALAIGLVVGNLLHPGEGLNMANATYEATAEAKTTQEFILGIIPTTFFSAFTGESVLQVLFIALLVGFALQQMGDKGAPIMNAVKHLQALVFRILGMILWLAPIGAFGAIAAVVGNTGIAAIWALGTLMIAFYITCVLFIVGILGTLLYVVTRVNIFSLIKYLAREYLLIVGTSSSESALPRLIAKMEHLGVSKPVVGITVPTGYSFNLDGTAIYLTMASLFIASGMGAPMSIGQQIGLLVFMIIASKGAAGVTGAGLATLAGGLQAYRPDLVNGVGVIVGIDRFMSEGRAITNFTGNAVATVLIGTWTKEFDRPRARRVLAGELPFDETTLSGDGHDGMSPAADAVGVQGLEEAAITEAEAKERRAREREELLSR, encoded by the coding sequence ATGGCTCTCTCGACCCGCACCACGTCGTTCACGCTCCCCGGCTTCAACTGGAGGCGCGGCAAGCAGGCGTGGGACAAGCACACCTGGCTCTACCTCTCGGTCATCGCCGCCGTCGTCCTCGGGGCGATCGTCGGCCTGGTCTGGCCCGACGTCGGCGTCGCCCTGAAGCCGCTCGGCGAGGGATTCGTCGCCCTCATCAAGATGATGATCGCGCCGATCATCTTCTGCACGATCGTGGTGGGCGTCGGCTCGATCGCGAAGGCGGCGACCGTCGGCAAGATCGGCGGCCTGGCGCTGCTGTACTTCATGGTCATGTCGACGTTCGCGCTCGCCATCGGCCTCGTCGTCGGCAACCTGCTGCACCCGGGCGAGGGTCTCAACATGGCGAACGCCACCTACGAGGCGACCGCCGAGGCGAAGACCACGCAGGAGTTCATCCTCGGCATCATCCCGACGACGTTCTTCTCGGCCTTCACCGGCGAGAGCGTGCTGCAGGTGCTCTTCATCGCGCTGCTCGTGGGCTTCGCGCTGCAGCAGATGGGCGACAAGGGCGCGCCGATCATGAACGCGGTCAAGCACCTGCAGGCGCTGGTGTTCCGCATCCTGGGGATGATCCTGTGGCTCGCACCCATCGGAGCGTTCGGCGCCATCGCCGCCGTCGTCGGAAACACGGGCATCGCCGCGATCTGGGCCCTCGGCACGCTGATGATCGCGTTCTACATCACGTGCGTGCTGTTCATCGTGGGTATCCTCGGCACCCTGCTGTACGTCGTCACCCGCGTAAACATCTTCAGCCTCATCAAGTACCTGGCGCGCGAGTACCTGCTCATCGTCGGCACGTCGTCCTCCGAGTCGGCCCTGCCGCGCCTCATCGCGAAGATGGAGCACCTCGGGGTCTCCAAGCCCGTGGTGGGCATCACCGTGCCGACGGGCTACTCGTTCAACCTCGACGGCACCGCGATCTACCTGACGATGGCGTCGCTGTTCATCGCGAGCGGCATGGGCGCCCCGATGTCGATCGGCCAGCAGATCGGCCTGCTCGTCTTCATGATCATCGCGTCCAAGGGCGCGGCGGGCGTCACCGGCGCAGGCCTCGCGACCCTCGCGGGAGGTCTCCAGGCGTACCGGCCCGACCTCGTGAACGGCGTCGGCGTCATCGTGGGCATCGACCGGTTCATGTCGGAGGGCCGCGCGATCACGAACTTCACCGGCAACGCGGTCGCGACCGTGCTGATCGGCACGTGGACGAAGGAGTTCGACCGCCCCCGCGCGCGCCGGGTCCTCGCCGGCGAGCTGCCGTTCGACGAGACGACGCTGTCGGGCGACGGCCACGACGGGATGTCGCCCGCCGCAGACGCCGTCGGCGTGCAGGGTCTCGAGGAGGCCGCGATCACCGAGGCGGAGGCCAAGGAGCGCCGCGCTCGCGAGCGCGAGGAGCTGCTCTCGCGCTGA
- a CDS encoding ATP-binding protein, whose product MSARTTQGSAASRVFVVVALTAAVIVAALAAVLVVDAERSERSEAEEVTRAVATSLASLPEVAESLSAPAPSETLQPLAADVMARTGLDFVTIMTPDGIRVSHRDPAEIGRHYLGTIPTTPRIFTEEFTGTLGPSVRTIVPVTADGELVGWVSVGVTIGSIWSKILPRLPFVVSIALALLAAGLVGAWLARRTTRRVAGDLPAGTIRDAVASYESVRTLGEALRAQTHEHGNRMHTAVSLLELGRTGEAIEILTETSRQSQALVDQVAARRGGDPTVGALLLGKAAQARERGIEWSAEIDPDAPRSVLTPVDAVSVVGNLIDNAMDAAAVGDAPRWARIVFGATASSPAALRMEVSDSGTGVPEALRERIYEHGFSTKPGGAEGRGVGLALVRSIVTSAGGAVELHQEPTAFVVTVPARAT is encoded by the coding sequence ATGTCAGCGAGGACGACGCAGGGCAGCGCGGCATCGCGCGTGTTCGTCGTCGTCGCCCTCACGGCCGCGGTGATCGTCGCCGCCCTCGCAGCCGTGCTCGTCGTCGACGCCGAGCGCTCCGAGCGGAGTGAGGCGGAGGAGGTGACGCGGGCCGTCGCGACGTCGCTCGCGTCCCTGCCGGAGGTCGCGGAGTCCCTGAGCGCGCCGGCCCCCTCCGAGACGCTTCAACCGCTCGCCGCGGACGTGATGGCGCGGACGGGCCTCGACTTCGTGACGATCATGACCCCCGACGGCATCCGCGTCAGCCACCGCGACCCCGCAGAGATCGGCCGGCACTATCTCGGCACGATCCCGACCACACCGCGCATCTTCACCGAGGAGTTCACCGGCACCCTGGGGCCGTCGGTGCGGACGATCGTGCCGGTGACCGCCGACGGCGAACTCGTCGGGTGGGTCTCGGTCGGCGTCACCATCGGGAGCATCTGGTCGAAGATCCTGCCGCGACTGCCCTTCGTCGTATCCATCGCGCTCGCGCTGCTCGCGGCGGGACTGGTCGGCGCGTGGCTCGCACGCCGCACGACGCGGCGCGTCGCGGGCGACCTGCCTGCCGGGACGATCCGCGACGCCGTCGCGTCATACGAGTCGGTGCGCACCCTCGGTGAGGCGCTGCGCGCGCAGACCCATGAGCACGGCAACCGCATGCACACCGCGGTGTCGCTGCTCGAGCTCGGCCGCACGGGCGAGGCGATCGAGATCCTCACCGAGACGTCGCGGCAGTCTCAGGCGCTCGTCGATCAGGTCGCCGCACGTCGCGGCGGCGACCCGACAGTGGGGGCTCTGCTGCTGGGCAAGGCGGCGCAGGCGCGCGAGCGCGGTATCGAGTGGTCGGCCGAGATCGACCCGGACGCGCCCCGCAGCGTGCTGACGCCGGTCGACGCGGTGTCTGTCGTCGGCAACCTCATCGACAACGCGATGGATGCTGCGGCCGTCGGCGACGCGCCGCGCTGGGCGCGCATCGTGTTCGGGGCGACGGCGTCCTCCCCCGCGGCGCTGCGGATGGAGGTGTCGGACAGCGGCACCGGGGTCCCGGAGGCGCTGCGCGAGCGCATCTACGAACACGGGTTCTCCACCAAGCCCGGCGGCGCCGAGGGGCGAGGTGTCGGTCTCGCGCTGGTCCGCTCGATCGTGACGAGTGCGGGCGGCGCGGTCGAGCTGCACCAGGAACCCACCGCGTTCGTGGTGACCGTGCCGGCGAGGGCGACGTGA
- a CDS encoding response regulator → MIRVLLVDDDALTLELHRDYLGRLDGFEAVGECTGARAAIDAVLERGDEIDLVLLDVTMPDGTGLDVLRHVRARGAAVDVIAITGVRDADVVRQMVSLGVAQYLVKPFTFAVFRERLEQYLEFRRRAAQAAGAPTQAEIDALLGALRPATPVALPKGLSADTLARISDEVRERGPVSAAEAAERLGMSRVAARRYLEHMVTEGRAQRAARYGTRGRPESEYAWAQHPSVP, encoded by the coding sequence GTGATCAGGGTCCTCCTCGTCGATGACGACGCGCTCACCCTCGAGCTGCACCGTGACTACCTCGGACGCCTGGACGGCTTCGAAGCCGTCGGCGAGTGCACGGGTGCGCGCGCGGCGATCGATGCGGTGCTGGAGCGCGGCGACGAGATCGACCTCGTGCTGCTGGACGTCACGATGCCCGACGGCACCGGCCTCGATGTGCTGCGGCACGTGCGGGCGCGTGGCGCAGCCGTGGACGTCATCGCGATCACCGGCGTCCGGGACGCCGACGTCGTGCGCCAGATGGTGTCGCTCGGCGTCGCACAGTACCTCGTGAAGCCGTTCACCTTCGCGGTCTTCCGCGAGCGCCTCGAGCAGTACCTCGAGTTCCGGCGTCGCGCGGCCCAGGCCGCCGGCGCGCCCACGCAGGCCGAGATCGACGCGCTCCTCGGAGCGCTCCGACCGGCCACGCCGGTCGCGCTGCCCAAAGGGCTCTCGGCCGACACACTCGCACGGATCAGCGATGAGGTGCGCGAGCGCGGCCCGGTCTCGGCCGCCGAGGCGGCGGAACGGCTGGGGATGTCGCGGGTGGCCGCGCGCCGCTACCTCGAGCACATGGTGACCGAGGGCCGCGCGCAGCGCGCAGCCCGCTACGGCACGCGCGGACGACCGGAGTCCGAGTACGCGTGGGCGCAGCATCCGTCCGTTCCGTAG
- a CDS encoding glutamate decarboxylase: MYQDEALQPTFTRAGEATTARYNVIPEGEMLPETAYRVIRDQTMLDGNARLNLATFVGTWMDDHANRLAVESADKNMIDKDEYPATAAIEECCWRILGDLWNVPDNDDVIGTSTIGSSEACMLGGLALKRRWQHARRAAGKSTEKPNLIMSSAVQVCWEKFCNYFDVEMRLIPVTEANPLMDGTGLEDYVDENTIGVVAIVGVTYTGAYEPVKAIAAKLDEIQAKTGLDIPMHVDGASGAMIAPFLQPDLEWDFRVERVQSINTSGHKYGLVYPGVGWVVWRNAAALPDDLVFKVSYLGGSMPTFALNFSRPGTQVLLQYFRFLRLGRAGYTAIQQASQDVAVYLSSAIAELDAYELLSDGTDIPVFAWRLTPGHTDKWTLYHLSERLRIKGWLVPAYPLSGELSDQTVMRIVCRNGLSRDLAEDLLKDIRSETEFLDSLDSPMPHPGIGAGFHH; encoded by the coding sequence ATGTACCAGGACGAGGCACTCCAGCCCACCTTCACCCGAGCCGGCGAGGCGACGACCGCGAGGTACAACGTCATCCCCGAGGGGGAGATGCTGCCCGAGACGGCGTACCGCGTGATCCGCGACCAGACGATGCTCGACGGCAATGCCCGGCTGAATCTCGCGACGTTCGTCGGGACGTGGATGGACGACCATGCCAACCGGCTTGCGGTCGAATCGGCCGACAAGAACATGATCGACAAGGACGAGTATCCGGCGACAGCCGCCATCGAGGAGTGCTGCTGGCGCATCCTCGGCGACCTGTGGAACGTGCCCGACAACGACGATGTGATCGGCACCTCCACCATCGGCTCGTCGGAGGCGTGCATGCTCGGCGGCCTCGCGCTCAAGCGTCGCTGGCAGCACGCGCGCCGCGCCGCGGGGAAGTCCACGGAGAAGCCGAACCTCATCATGAGCTCGGCGGTCCAGGTCTGCTGGGAGAAGTTCTGCAACTACTTCGACGTCGAGATGCGGCTGATCCCGGTGACCGAGGCGAACCCACTCATGGACGGCACGGGGCTCGAAGACTATGTCGACGAGAACACGATCGGCGTCGTCGCGATCGTGGGCGTGACGTACACCGGCGCGTACGAGCCGGTGAAGGCCATCGCCGCGAAGCTCGACGAGATCCAGGCGAAGACCGGGCTCGACATCCCCATGCACGTCGACGGCGCATCTGGCGCCATGATCGCGCCCTTCCTGCAGCCCGACCTTGAGTGGGACTTCCGGGTGGAGCGCGTGCAGTCCATCAACACGTCTGGCCACAAGTACGGACTCGTCTACCCGGGCGTCGGGTGGGTGGTGTGGCGCAACGCCGCGGCGCTGCCCGACGACCTCGTCTTCAAGGTGAGCTACCTGGGCGGATCCATGCCCACCTTCGCGCTCAACTTCTCGCGGCCCGGCACGCAGGTGCTGCTGCAGTACTTCCGGTTCCTTCGCCTCGGCCGTGCCGGCTACACCGCGATCCAGCAGGCCTCGCAGGATGTCGCCGTGTACCTGTCGTCGGCCATCGCCGAACTCGACGCCTACGAGCTCCTGAGCGACGGCACCGACATCCCCGTGTTCGCCTGGCGGCTCACCCCTGGCCACACCGACAAGTGGACGCTCTACCACCTGTCGGAGCGGCTGAGGATCAAGGGATGGCTCGTACCCGCCTACCCGCTGTCGGGCGAGTTGTCCGATCAGACGGTGATGCGCATCGTGTGCCGCAACGGGCTCAGCCGCGACCTCGCCGAGGACCTCCTGAAGGACATCCGCAGTGAGACGGAGTTCCTCGACTCGCTCGACAGCCCCATGCCGCACCCCGGCATCGGTGCCGGCTTCCACCATTGA
- a CDS encoding glycosyltransferase, translating to MRVALLAESFLPHMNGVTGSVLHVLRHLAAEGHETLVIAPRAGEITTDLHGARTELLRSAPLPSYPEVRVVFARAARLTAILREFRPDVVHLASPFLLGWQGLAAADALRVPTVAVYQTDVVAYAQKYGMPQAAALVGRHIGRLHRRATLTLAPSSASLRQLEGLGVDRLRLWRRGVDIERFGPERRSDRWRTRIAPDRTIVGYVGRLAPEKQVEDLAAVAGLPGTRLVIVGDGPARPALQRALPEAVFTGHLTGLALAEALASFDVFVHPGESETFGQTIQEALASGVPVVATGVGGPVDLVRSSVDGWLYRPGDLGDLRAQVADLVGDDGKRRAFAASASESVRERTWDAVCSRLVEHYDEARMLRPIDDAQPRRGETRPAVPTPAPRREWSRFVALGDSITEGLCDASRMPAGRYRGWADRLAQLLAHAGGSGEPFRYANLAVRSRRVRHVVSEQLPQALALRPQLVSILIGANDLVARRVDPLAVAGDLEHAVRALREAGIDVLLVTPFLPRRRPARLFARRFAVFSSELRRIATATGAVLLDTDAFLDARGLPAIGDLDLWADDKVHLRPRGHRYLAYRAAEALGVPDAEALGELDASLHADDAVLPGTWLRRDALPWVWRRLHGRTAGDGLVAKHAHYVLIAGPGDVPARVHAG from the coding sequence GTGAGAGTCGCACTGCTCGCCGAATCGTTCCTGCCCCACATGAACGGGGTGACGGGGTCGGTGCTCCACGTCCTCCGGCATCTCGCCGCCGAAGGACACGAGACGCTCGTCATCGCACCGCGCGCCGGTGAGATCACCACGGATCTCCACGGCGCCCGCACCGAGCTGCTGCGCTCGGCGCCGCTGCCGTCGTATCCCGAGGTGCGCGTCGTGTTCGCGCGCGCCGCACGGCTGACGGCGATCCTCCGCGAGTTCCGGCCGGATGTGGTGCATCTGGCCTCGCCGTTCCTGCTCGGCTGGCAGGGTCTCGCGGCCGCCGACGCGCTACGCGTGCCGACGGTGGCCGTGTACCAGACCGACGTGGTCGCATACGCGCAGAAGTATGGGATGCCGCAGGCCGCCGCGCTCGTCGGCCGCCACATCGGGCGCCTGCACCGGCGGGCGACCCTCACCCTGGCGCCGTCGTCCGCGTCGCTGCGGCAGCTCGAGGGCCTCGGCGTCGATCGCCTGCGTCTATGGCGCCGCGGCGTCGACATCGAGCGCTTCGGCCCCGAGCGGCGCAGCGACCGCTGGCGCACGCGCATCGCGCCGGACCGGACGATCGTCGGTTACGTCGGCCGCCTCGCTCCCGAGAAGCAGGTCGAGGATCTCGCCGCGGTCGCCGGGCTGCCCGGCACCCGCCTCGTCATCGTCGGCGACGGGCCGGCGCGCCCCGCGCTCCAGCGCGCGCTGCCGGAAGCCGTCTTCACCGGGCACCTGACCGGGCTCGCGCTCGCCGAGGCGCTCGCGAGCTTCGACGTGTTCGTGCACCCCGGAGAGAGCGAGACGTTCGGCCAAACGATCCAGGAGGCGCTGGCGAGCGGCGTGCCCGTCGTGGCGACCGGCGTGGGCGGCCCCGTCGACCTCGTGCGTTCCAGCGTCGATGGCTGGCTCTACCGCCCCGGCGACCTCGGAGACCTGCGCGCGCAGGTAGCCGACCTCGTCGGCGACGACGGCAAGCGACGCGCCTTCGCGGCCTCGGCCAGCGAATCGGTGCGCGAGCGCACGTGGGACGCGGTGTGCAGCCGCCTGGTCGAGCACTACGACGAGGCACGGATGCTGCGCCCCATCGACGACGCGCAACCCCGGCGCGGCGAAACCCGGCCGGCGGTGCCGACGCCCGCACCGCGGCGCGAGTGGTCGAGGTTCGTCGCGCTCGGCGACTCGATCACTGAGGGACTCTGCGACGCCTCGCGCATGCCGGCGGGGAGGTATCGCGGCTGGGCGGACCGGCTCGCGCAGCTGCTCGCGCACGCGGGCGGATCGGGCGAGCCGTTCCGCTACGCCAACCTCGCCGTCCGGAGCCGCCGGGTGCGGCACGTGGTGAGCGAGCAGCTTCCGCAGGCCCTCGCCCTCAGGCCGCAGCTGGTCTCGATCCTCATCGGGGCCAACGACCTCGTCGCTCGCCGCGTCGACCCCCTCGCCGTCGCCGGCGACCTCGAGCACGCCGTGCGGGCGCTGCGCGAAGCCGGCATCGATGTGCTCCTCGTGACGCCGTTCCTCCCGCGCCGGCGACCGGCGCGGCTGTTCGCGCGCCGGTTCGCGGTGTTCTCGTCGGAGCTGCGTCGCATCGCCACGGCGACGGGCGCGGTGCTGCTCGACACCGACGCGTTCCTCGACGCCCGTGGACTCCCGGCGATCGGCGACCTCGACCTCTGGGCCGACGACAAGGTGCACCTGCGCCCGCGCGGTCACCGGTACCTCGCGTACCGCGCGGCCGAGGCGCTCGGAGTGCCCGACGCCGAGGCGCTCGGCGAGCTCGACGCCAGCCTGCACGCCGACGATGCGGTACTGCCGGGCACGTGGCTGCGGCGCGACGCCCTGCCTTGGGTGTGGCGCCGCCTGCACGGACGCACGGCCGGCGACGGGCTCGTCGCCAAGCACGCCCACTACGTGCTCATCGCCGGCCCCGGTGACGTGCCTGCTCGCGTGCACGCCGGCTGA
- a CDS encoding VTT domain-containing protein codes for MAEDLLTTVASSAWALPLLFVLVLGDAFLVVIPGEAAVTALGALAVSQGEPALAAIVLVAAAAALTGDAACYVVGRTIGLERWRWMRTSRARTAFAWARLRLERRAALVLFAARFIPFARLAVNLTAGATRLPAPRYLAVAGLAALAWAIYQALVGAVVATLVPGGPVVAVVVSVAFAVGLGLAIDAVLARRLGARRATEGE; via the coding sequence ATGGCCGAGGACCTGCTCACGACGGTGGCGTCGAGCGCGTGGGCGCTGCCGCTGCTGTTCGTGCTCGTGCTGGGCGACGCGTTCCTGGTGGTGATCCCGGGCGAGGCGGCCGTCACCGCGCTGGGCGCCCTGGCCGTGTCGCAGGGCGAGCCCGCGCTCGCGGCGATCGTGCTCGTCGCCGCGGCGGCCGCGCTCACGGGAGACGCGGCGTGCTACGTCGTCGGCCGGACCATCGGCCTCGAGCGATGGCGCTGGATGCGCACGTCACGCGCGCGGACGGCCTTCGCGTGGGCGCGGCTGCGTCTGGAGCGTCGCGCGGCCCTGGTGCTGTTCGCCGCCCGGTTCATCCCCTTCGCGCGACTCGCGGTCAACCTGACGGCAGGAGCGACGCGACTGCCTGCGCCCCGATATCTCGCGGTGGCAGGACTCGCCGCGCTCGCGTGGGCGATCTACCAGGCCCTCGTCGGAGCCGTCGTCGCGACGCTGGTCCCGGGCGGCCCCGTCGTCGCCGTCGTGGTCTCGGTGGCATTCGCGGTCGGACTGGGCCTCGCCATCGACGCGGTCCTCGCCCGGCGGCTGGGCGCGAGGCGGGCGACCGAGGGCGAGTGA
- a CDS encoding DNA/RNA non-specific endonuclease: MTDVTSDAYDDAFLGIPLPLPRPRDGRDVRELTYPRFTVLLDPERRLAAVTGVNIDGAALQDPPRTGDWDLDPRIPAAEQAGPAVYSSNDLDRGHLVRRRDPGWGTEEEARRATEATFRYPNAAPQASGFNQSKELWLGLEDHVLEFADTTDERISVFTAPVLAEDDPPYRGIRVPRRFFKVAAWTTREDGVSRLAAAGFVLDQSELIDLRRGVLDVPTLGAFRTFQVRIADMEEMSGVDLGALVDADVLAQTTVRGESAWRPLREPEDVVLG, encoded by the coding sequence GTGACAGACGTGACCTCGGACGCATACGACGACGCCTTCCTCGGCATCCCGCTTCCGCTCCCCCGTCCCCGGGACGGGCGCGACGTGCGAGAGCTGACCTACCCGCGGTTCACCGTGCTGCTCGATCCCGAGCGCCGGCTCGCGGCCGTGACCGGAGTGAACATCGACGGCGCGGCCCTGCAGGATCCGCCGCGGACCGGAGACTGGGACCTCGATCCTCGGATCCCCGCGGCGGAGCAGGCGGGGCCGGCGGTCTACTCCTCGAACGATCTGGATCGCGGACACCTGGTGCGCCGCCGCGATCCCGGCTGGGGCACGGAGGAAGAGGCCCGCCGGGCGACGGAGGCGACGTTCAGGTATCCGAACGCGGCGCCGCAGGCGAGCGGGTTCAACCAGTCGAAGGAGCTCTGGCTCGGGCTGGAGGACCACGTGCTCGAATTCGCGGACACCACCGACGAGCGGATCAGTGTCTTCACCGCACCGGTGCTGGCGGAGGATGACCCGCCGTACCGCGGCATCCGTGTCCCGCGACGGTTCTTCAAGGTCGCCGCGTGGACGACACGGGAAGACGGCGTGTCGCGCCTCGCGGCAGCGGGCTTCGTACTGGACCAGTCCGAGCTCATCGACCTGAGGCGGGGTGTGCTCGACGTGCCGACGCTCGGCGCCTTCCGCACGTTCCAGGTGCGGATCGCCGACATGGAGGAGATGTCGGGCGTCGATCTCGGCGCCCTCGTCGACGCGGACGTGCTCGCCCAGACGACAGTTCGCGGAGAGAGCGCGTGGCGCCCCCTCCGCGAACCGGAGGATGTCGTTCTCGGCTGA
- a CDS encoding FMN reductase has translation MTTSARRIAVLSAGLSNPSSTRMLADRLAAATAKQLSERGIEIEVDVFELRDYAHDITNNLLTGFAPAALESVINAVVSADAVIAVTPIFSTSYSGLFKSFIDVLDPDALTGKPVLIGANAGTARHSLAIDYAIRPLFTYLHAEPVSTGVFAASSDWGASADNVAPLGERIDRGARELADAIVRRQPASDSDPFDPANYLGEGRSFGHLLGGLAGE, from the coding sequence ATGACCACCTCCGCACGCCGCATCGCCGTGCTCTCGGCGGGGCTGTCGAACCCCTCGTCGACCCGCATGCTCGCCGACCGGCTGGCCGCCGCGACCGCGAAGCAACTCTCCGAGCGCGGCATCGAGATCGAGGTCGACGTGTTCGAACTGCGCGACTACGCGCACGACATCACGAACAACCTCCTCACGGGGTTCGCGCCTGCGGCCCTCGAGTCGGTGATCAACGCGGTCGTCTCGGCCGACGCGGTCATCGCCGTCACGCCGATCTTCTCGACGAGCTATTCGGGGCTCTTCAAGTCGTTCATCGACGTGCTCGACCCCGACGCGCTCACCGGCAAGCCCGTGCTGATCGGCGCGAATGCGGGCACCGCTCGCCACTCGCTGGCGATCGACTACGCGATCCGGCCGCTGTTCACCTACCTGCACGCAGAGCCCGTGTCGACCGGCGTGTTCGCGGCGTCGAGCGACTGGGGTGCGTCGGCCGACAACGTCGCCCCGCTGGGCGAGCGCATCGACCGCGGCGCCCGGGAGCTCGCCGACGCCATCGTGCGTCGCCAGCCGGCCTCCGACTCCGATCCGTTCGACCCCGCCAACTACCTCGGCGAGGGGCGCTCGTTCGGCCACCTGCTCGGCGGGCTCGCGGGGGAGTAG
- a CDS encoding LLM class flavin-dependent oxidoreductase → MQFGIFTVSDITQDPTDGTTPSEAERIKATLKIAQHAEEVGLDVFALGEHHNPPFWSSSPTTTLAYIAAQTERLILSTATTLITTNDPVKIAEDYAMLQHVSDGRTDLMIGRGNTGPVYPWFGKDIRQGLPLAIENYNLLHRLWREDVVDWEGQFRTPLQGFTSTPRPLDGVAPFVWHGSIRTPEIAEQAAYYGDGFFANNIFWPKEHYQRLIQLYRQRYAHYGHGTPEQAIVGLGGQVFMAAKSQDAVTQFRPYFDNAPVYGHGPSLEDFSEMTPLTVGSPQQVIDRYAAMRETYGDYQRQLFLMDHAGLPLKTVLEQLDILGGEVVPVLRKELQKNRPAEVPDAPTHAGLVAATYGDEAPRQAVPGANRGDNLVGASPYQDTPAPAGAAFGLGRKEA, encoded by the coding sequence ATGCAGTTCGGCATCTTCACGGTGAGCGACATCACCCAGGACCCGACCGACGGAACCACACCCAGTGAGGCGGAGCGGATCAAGGCGACCCTGAAGATCGCCCAGCACGCCGAGGAGGTGGGCCTCGACGTGTTCGCCCTGGGCGAGCACCACAACCCGCCGTTCTGGTCGTCGTCGCCGACCACGACGCTGGCATACATCGCGGCGCAGACCGAGCGCCTCATCCTGTCGACGGCCACGACACTCATCACCACGAACGACCCGGTGAAGATCGCCGAGGACTACGCGATGCTGCAGCACGTGTCGGACGGTCGCACCGACCTCATGATCGGTCGCGGCAACACCGGCCCGGTCTATCCGTGGTTCGGCAAGGACATCCGCCAGGGACTGCCCCTCGCGATCGAGAACTACAACCTGCTCCACCGCCTGTGGCGGGAGGACGTCGTGGACTGGGAGGGTCAGTTCCGCACGCCGCTGCAGGGCTTCACGTCGACCCCGCGCCCCCTCGACGGCGTCGCGCCGTTCGTGTGGCACGGCTCGATCCGCACGCCCGAGATCGCCGAGCAGGCCGCGTACTACGGCGACGGCTTCTTCGCGAACAACATCTTCTGGCCGAAGGAGCACTACCAGCGCCTGATCCAGCTGTACCGCCAGCGCTACGCGCACTACGGCCACGGCACTCCCGAGCAGGCGATCGTCGGCCTCGGTGGGCAGGTGTTCATGGCGGCGAAGTCGCAGGACGCGGTGACGCAGTTCCGCCCCTACTTCGACAATGCTCCGGTCTACGGTCACGGCCCCTCCCTCGAGGACTTCAGCGAGATGACGCCGCTCACGGTCGGCTCGCCGCAGCAGGTGATCGACCGGTACGCCGCGATGCGTGAGACGTACGGCGACTACCAGCGCCAGCTCTTCCTGATGGACCACGCGGGCCTGCCCCTCAAGACCGTGCTCGAACAGCTCGACATCCTGGGCGGCGAGGTGGTTCCGGTGCTGCGCAAGGAGCTGCAGAAGAACCGTCCGGCGGAGGTCCCGGATGCCCCCACCCACGCGGGCCTCGTGGCCGCGACCTACGGCGACGAGGCGCCGCGCCAGGCGGTGCCCGGTGCGAACCGCGGCGACAACCTGGTGGGCGCGAGCCCGTACCAGGACACTCCGGCGCCTGCGGGCGCGGCGTTCGGCCTCGGCCGGAAGGAGGCGTGA